From a single Nocardioides panacis genomic region:
- a CDS encoding helicase C-terminal domain-containing protein gives MDFDQLLSQQAQAAPTEPRELWASLSKTQGYGYLRDVQAQVLTAWDARRGERDLVVKVNTGGGKTIDGLVILQSYLNAGVRPALYVCPSRYLVEQVREEATHLGIETIDDPDHHRYLSGDAIAVVTADKLFNGRSVFAATRPTRAPAPIGAVVIDDAHAAIATSRSQLSITLPSAHPAFDPLLRLFQDELEEHSPSSLLQIRAHTHSALARVPFWAWREKCERARAILHQHESSGPLRYALPAVQDVLPLCRAVFTGRELTITPPVPPVRNITGFVEAAHRVYLTATLADDSVLVTDFGADPDSVRRPITPLTAGDIGERMILAPQEINPSIIVDHTRAEIAELSRTYNTVVLVPSYRAAAEWDEWTPRVINADNLAATVEELRARHVGLVVLVNKYDGVDLPENACRILVVDGLPEVQTGDERLEAQIARRAGADDRQVQRIEQGMGRGVRSNEDHCVVFLLGSRLSQLVADPRTRARFSAATQAQLELSRDVAGRMGGSELSAIIAVARQALTRDPGWVQLAKTKLRSVPAPTGHVSDTAVARRRAFEAATDGDTRAAAELISAAVSTLPTDREQGWLLEQKAAYLDLVDPVESQQVLSAARRKNTMVLRPLSGFDYRRLSGSEDQAQQAADFLDGRYRTGGELRLGFQAIADDLAFDPDCTDEAEEALRQLALHIGFNAQRPEDEWGAGPDVLWALGGLRFWVIEAKTGATTDLIHKRDANQLSGSVLWLTDKYGADAVGTPVMVHPARSLADDATAAPDARALTENGLKDLRDAFIALGAGLAGARWDDKQAVNQLLVGHRLRAVDLAQYLKVIRPGR, from the coding sequence AGGGGTACGGCTATCTGCGTGACGTCCAGGCCCAAGTTCTCACGGCCTGGGACGCCCGGCGCGGCGAACGCGACCTCGTGGTCAAGGTGAACACCGGCGGTGGCAAGACCATCGACGGTCTGGTGATCCTGCAGAGCTATCTGAACGCCGGTGTGCGCCCGGCCCTCTACGTGTGCCCGAGCCGGTACCTGGTCGAGCAGGTGCGCGAGGAGGCGACCCACCTGGGCATCGAGACGATCGACGACCCGGACCACCACCGCTACCTCTCCGGCGATGCGATCGCGGTGGTGACCGCGGACAAGCTGTTCAACGGCCGCTCCGTCTTTGCCGCCACCCGTCCGACCCGCGCCCCCGCACCGATCGGGGCCGTGGTGATCGACGACGCACATGCGGCCATCGCCACCAGCCGCTCCCAGCTCTCCATCACCCTGCCGTCCGCTCATCCCGCCTTCGACCCGCTGCTGAGGCTCTTCCAGGACGAGCTCGAGGAGCACTCCCCCAGTTCCCTGCTCCAGATCCGGGCCCACACCCACTCGGCTCTGGCCCGGGTTCCGTTCTGGGCATGGCGTGAAAAGTGCGAACGAGCGCGCGCGATCCTGCACCAGCACGAGTCCAGCGGGCCTCTCCGCTACGCGCTTCCCGCGGTCCAGGACGTGCTGCCGCTGTGCCGCGCGGTCTTCACCGGGCGGGAACTCACGATCACCCCGCCCGTCCCGCCAGTCCGCAACATCACCGGTTTCGTGGAGGCGGCCCACCGCGTCTACCTCACCGCCACCCTGGCCGACGACAGCGTGCTGGTCACCGATTTCGGCGCCGACCCCGACAGCGTTCGCCGGCCCATCACGCCGTTGACCGCGGGCGACATCGGGGAGCGGATGATCCTGGCGCCCCAGGAGATCAACCCCAGCATCATCGTCGACCACACCCGGGCCGAGATCGCCGAGCTCTCGAGGACCTACAACACGGTCGTCCTCGTTCCGTCCTACCGGGCGGCCGCCGAGTGGGACGAGTGGACTCCTCGGGTCATCAACGCGGACAACCTGGCCGCGACGGTGGAGGAGCTCCGCGCGAGACACGTTGGTCTGGTCGTGCTGGTCAACAAGTACGACGGCGTCGACCTACCCGAGAACGCCTGCCGCATCCTCGTCGTGGACGGGCTTCCCGAGGTCCAGACCGGCGATGAGCGACTCGAAGCGCAGATCGCGCGACGGGCCGGCGCCGATGACCGCCAAGTGCAGCGCATCGAGCAGGGCATGGGCCGGGGGGTGCGTTCCAACGAGGATCACTGCGTGGTCTTCTTGCTCGGGTCGCGGCTCAGTCAGCTGGTCGCCGACCCCCGCACCCGGGCACGGTTCAGCGCCGCCACACAGGCGCAGCTCGAGCTGAGTCGTGATGTCGCCGGTCGGATGGGCGGCTCCGAGCTGTCCGCGATCATCGCGGTGGCCAGGCAGGCACTCACCCGCGACCCGGGTTGGGTGCAGCTGGCGAAGACGAAGCTCCGCTCGGTGCCCGCCCCCACCGGTCACGTGTCCGACACCGCCGTCGCCCGCAGGCGCGCCTTCGAGGCGGCCACCGATGGTGACACGCGCGCCGCGGCGGAGCTGATCAGTGCGGCCGTGTCCACCCTGCCCACCGACCGGGAGCAAGGCTGGCTCCTGGAGCAGAAGGCCGCCTACCTGGACCTGGTCGACCCGGTGGAGTCCCAGCAGGTGCTCAGCGCGGCGCGCAGGAAGAACACCATGGTGTTGCGACCACTGTCCGGCTTCGACTACCGACGCCTGTCCGGCTCTGAGGACCAGGCCCAGCAGGCAGCGGACTTCCTGGATGGCCGGTACCGCACCGGAGGCGAGCTTCGACTCGGGTTCCAGGCCATCGCCGACGACCTGGCGTTCGACCCCGACTGCACGGACGAGGCCGAGGAGGCCCTGCGACAGTTGGCGCTGCACATCGGTTTCAACGCCCAGCGTCCCGAGGACGAGTGGGGCGCTGGCCCCGACGTCCTCTGGGCCCTCGGCGGACTGAGGTTCTGGGTGATCGAGGCCAAGACCGGCGCCACGACGGACCTGATCCACAAGCGGGATGCGAACCAGCTCAGCGGATCCGTCCTGTGGCTCACCGACAAGTACGGTGCGGACGCCGTCGGCACCCCGGTCATGGTGCACCCGGCTCGTAGCCTCGCCGACGACGCAACCGCGGCACCCGACGCCCGGGCGCTGACGGAGAACGGCCTCAAGGACCTGCGCGACGCGTTCATCGCCCTGGGCGCAGGGCTGGCCGGCGCTCGCTGGGACGACAAGCAGGCGGTCAACCAGTTGCTCGTCGGCCACCGGCTCCGCGCTGTTGACCTTGCGCAGTACCTGAAGGTAATCCGTCCCGGCCGCTGA